One genomic region from Sulfuriflexus mobilis encodes:
- a CDS encoding YceD family protein, whose amino-acid sequence MKDRLPEHIEPLRLARSGRVLQGVLPLSRMARLMDSIDADTGGDVEVELSFAINDRHVPCVRGHLRTAVGLQCQRCMQEMSWPVDNQFELLIVESEAEAEQLGEECEVLLLDEQLISLSDLVEDEILLSLPIVPKHQAGTACADNARSSEAVEEIAEQAVSPAAGTATENQARKNPFAVLAELKNRKD is encoded by the coding sequence ATGAAAGACCGGTTGCCGGAGCATATCGAACCGCTGCGGTTAGCCCGTAGCGGGCGCGTATTGCAGGGGGTTTTGCCCCTGTCACGTATGGCGCGACTCATGGACAGCATCGATGCCGACACGGGCGGTGATGTCGAGGTGGAATTGAGCTTCGCCATTAATGACCGTCACGTGCCTTGTGTGCGTGGTCATCTGCGTACCGCGGTGGGCCTGCAGTGTCAACGTTGCATGCAGGAGATGAGCTGGCCCGTCGACAACCAGTTTGAGTTGTTGATTGTCGAGTCGGAGGCCGAGGCCGAACAACTCGGTGAGGAGTGTGAGGTACTGTTGCTCGATGAACAGCTGATTTCACTCTCGGATCTGGTTGAAGACGAGATCCTGTTGAGTCTGCCGATTGTGCCGAAGCATCAGGCCGGTACTGCGTGTGCAGACAATGCCCGCAGTAGTGAGGCTGTTGAAGAGATTGCCGAACAGGCAGTGTCGCCGGCAGCAGGGACGGCAACAGAAAATCAGGCAAGGAAAAATCCTTTTGCCGTACTTGCGGAACTGAAGAACCGCAAGGATTAA
- the rpmF gene encoding 50S ribosomal protein L32 codes for MAVQKNKMTPSKRGMRRSHDSLTATTLSIEPTTGETHRRHNVSADGYYRGRKVAPGKDD; via the coding sequence ATGGCCGTACAAAAGAACAAGATGACACCGTCAAAGCGTGGCATGCGTCGTTCACACGATTCATTGACCGCAACAACGCTGTCTATTGAACCTACTACTGGTGAAACACACCGTCGTCATAATGTGAGTGCGGACGGTTATTACCGTGGCCGCAAGGTCGCACCTGGCAAGGACGACTAA